The Syngnathus typhle isolate RoL2023-S1 ecotype Sweden linkage group LG3, RoL_Styp_1.0, whole genome shotgun sequence genome window below encodes:
- the LOC133150775 gene encoding dynein regulatory complex subunit 4-like — protein MLPKSENVSRKKKKPTKGAKSEEAVDILSMEDMSKEQLEEHVIRLREELEREREERTFFQLERDKIQSSWEVSKRLLEETRAQLATRSREKDDADRRHRIEINVYKQKLKHVLSEQRAAAADEKMRGGAVAWLARERHAEAELRLRRHAHDEEAEARRDELAGHKCVRELKLKHQVALMELSNNYDKRIAEVEAKYAQKMEQMRQAESHKTQAALSALEDKMSRRLRSLADRRRQKLGAAREFFGAAQSKLVHDGKTLRAEASAAATCRARAEVGLDEAEKRNAHLAASLREAERNLPGLRRRLEGHRRARSQQAAGAARVKQLEERLEELVLERDLLIAAFEQVEEERDALLMNQTQVLLEVQQRSGLKEMLLDRKMALLSRSVDKTEAQLLAALAAADGTAPADGTAPADKLGETLESKRATIRTLQEDLDRQCHEYAALAGTCRHGLDALGVPSYQFPLADVPLVLGQHAH, from the exons ATG CTGcccaaaagtgaaaacgtgtcgaggaagaagaagaagccgaCCAAGGGGGCAAAGTCGGAAGAAGCCGTGGACATCCTCTCTATGGAAGACATGTCCAAGGAGCAG CTGGAGGAGCACGTGATCCGCCTGCGCGAGGAGCTGGAGCGCGAGCGCGAGGAGAGGACATTCTTCCAGCTGGAGCGGGACAAGATCCAAAGCTCGTGGGAGGTGAGCAAGCGCCTCCTGGAGGAAACGCGGGCGCAACTGGCCACCCGCAGCCGGGAGAAGGACGACGCCGACCGACGGCACCGTATCGAGATCAAC GTGTACAAGCAGAAGCTGAAGCACGTCCTGTCGGAGCagcgggcggcggcggctgacGAGAAGATGCGCGGCGGTGCGGTCGCGTGGCTCGCTCGCGAGCGCCACGCCGAAGCCGAGCTGCGTCTGCGCAGGCACGCGCACGACGAGGAGGCGGAGGCTCGCCGCGACGAGCTCGCCGGACACAAATGCGTCCGAGAGCTCAAACTG AAGCATCAAGTGGCGCTGATGGAGCTCAGCAACAACTACGACAAAAGGATCGCAG AGGTGGAGGCCAAGTATGCCCAAAAGATGGAGCAGAtgcggcaggcggagagtcACAAGACGCAGGCGGCCCTGTCGGCGCTGGAGGACAAGATGAGCCGGCGGCTCCGGTCGCTGGCGGACCGCCGCCGCCAGAAGTTGGGAGCGGCCCGGGAATTCTTCGGCGCCGCGCAAAGCAAATTGGTGCACGACGGCAAAACGCTCCGAGCCGAGGCCTCGGCGGCCGCGACGTGTCGAGCCCGCGCCGAAGTTGGCCTGGACGAAGCGGAGAAGCGCAACGCGCATCTGGCCGCTTCCCTGCGGGAGGCCGAGCGGAACCTCCCGGGCCTCCGCCGCCGGCTGGAGGGCCACCGACGAGCTCGCTCCCAGCAGGCG GCCGGCGCCGCCCGTGTCAAGCAACTGGAGGAGCGGCTGGAGGAGCTGGTCCTGGAGCGAGACCTGCTCATCGCCGCCTTTGAGCAG GTGGAGGAGGAGCGCGACGCGCTGCTGATGAACCAGACGCAGGTCCTGCTGGAGGTCCAGCAAAGGAGCGGCCTGAAGGAAATGCTGCTGGACCGCAAGATGGCGCTGCTGAGTCGTTCGGTGGACAAGACGGAGGCGCAGCTGCTGGCCGCGCTGGCCGCCGCCGACGGCACAGCGCCCGCCGACGGCACGGCGCCCGCCGACAAACTTGGG GAAACGCTGGAGTCCAAAAGGGCCACCATCAGGACGCTGCAGGAAGATCTAGATCGGCAATGTcac GAGTACGCCGCTTTGGCGGGGACGTGCCGCCACGGTCTGGACGCGCTGGGCGTCCCGTCCTACCAGTTCCCGCTAGCAGACGTGCCGCTCGTCCTTGGACAGCACGCGCACTAG